A single genomic interval of Methyloceanibacter caenitepidi harbors:
- a CDS encoding di-heme oxidoredictase family protein encodes MPLLAGLVLYAGSAGGTGASDVPVPPIDFTKAEPGEDRPGGGATSRAATDTANAFSQSSGNMGFRKELDFKIGNSIFRRHWVSAPASTDASDGLGPLFNVRGCQDCHIKDGRGHPPVASNTPGPTGSLLFRLSVPAKTDDEKALLASGKVTVLPDPVYGGQLQDMSIQGHQAEGAVKVTYEEEEVSLAGGEKVSLRVPRYELSGLNYGPISPDVMLGPRIAPPMIGLGLLEAVPEEQIMANADPEDADGDGISGRPNRIWSELHDKEMLGRFGWKANVPTIIEQNAGAFSGDIGISTTLHPSGAGECTERQTSCTDAPSGNSPRYQNVEVGDELFDLMTFYTQNLAVPPRRNVDVPDVLKGKELFYQVGCAQCHQPKFTTGDVPEQPHLSNQLIWPYTDMLLHDMGTGLADNRPDGKATGSEWRTPPLWGIGLTETVSGHTQFLHDGRARNLTEAILWHGGEGQAARDRFAALEKEDRERLLAFLNSL; translated from the coding sequence GTGCCTCTGCTGGCGGGCCTTGTATTGTATGCGGGCTCGGCCGGCGGGACGGGAGCGTCCGACGTTCCGGTGCCGCCTATCGACTTCACGAAGGCCGAGCCGGGGGAAGACCGGCCGGGCGGCGGCGCCACATCCCGCGCCGCGACCGACACTGCCAATGCGTTTTCCCAATCTTCCGGCAACATGGGTTTCCGCAAGGAACTCGACTTCAAGATCGGGAACAGCATTTTCCGACGGCACTGGGTTTCTGCGCCCGCCTCCACCGATGCCTCGGACGGTCTCGGGCCGCTCTTCAACGTGCGTGGCTGCCAGGACTGCCATATCAAGGACGGACGCGGCCATCCTCCCGTCGCCTCGAACACGCCGGGGCCGACGGGTTCGCTCCTGTTCCGCCTCTCGGTGCCCGCCAAGACCGATGACGAGAAGGCGCTCCTTGCCTCCGGCAAGGTGACCGTGCTTCCCGATCCGGTCTACGGCGGACAATTGCAGGACATGTCGATCCAGGGCCACCAGGCGGAGGGCGCCGTCAAAGTGACGTACGAGGAGGAGGAGGTCTCTCTCGCCGGTGGCGAGAAGGTCTCCTTGCGCGTGCCCCGCTACGAACTGTCCGGACTCAACTACGGCCCCATCAGTCCAGACGTGATGCTGGGTCCGCGCATCGCGCCGCCTATGATCGGACTCGGCCTGCTCGAGGCTGTTCCGGAAGAGCAGATCATGGCAAATGCCGACCCGGAGGATGCGGACGGGGACGGCATTTCAGGGCGTCCGAACCGTATCTGGTCAGAGCTGCACGACAAGGAGATGCTGGGCCGTTTCGGTTGGAAGGCGAATGTGCCGACCATCATCGAACAGAATGCCGGTGCGTTCTCCGGCGATATCGGCATCTCGACAACGCTCCATCCGAGCGGCGCGGGCGAATGCACGGAGCGGCAGACGTCGTGCACCGACGCGCCGTCCGGCAACTCGCCCAGATACCAAAACGTGGAAGTGGGCGACGAGCTGTTCGATCTGATGACGTTCTACACGCAGAACCTTGCGGTTCCGCCACGCCGCAATGTGGACGTCCCCGACGTGCTGAAGGGCAAAGAGCTTTTCTACCAGGTCGGCTGCGCACAATGTCACCAGCCCAAGTTCACGACCGGCGACGTGCCCGAGCAGCCCCATCTGTCGAACCAGCTCATCTGGCCCTACACGGACATGCTGCTCCACGACATGGGCACGGGGCTCGCGGACAATCGGCCCGACGGCAAAGCGACGGGGAGCGAATGGCGTACGCCGCCGCTCTGGGGTATCGGTCTGACCGAAACAGTGAGCGGCCACACCCAGTTCCTTCATGACGGCCGGGCGCGCAATCTCACGGAGGCCATCCTGTGGCACGGCGGCGAAGGGCAAGCGGCTCGCGACCGCTTTGCCGCGCTGGAAAAGGAAGACCGGGAGCGCCTCTTGGCGTTTTTGAACTCGCTCTGA
- a CDS encoding imelysin family protein — protein MTRLPTIRFLHSVLSLGVLLLAFCSAGTVARAEADHGAVAEAALTKVIRPGYDAFAADAATLAAKTAVLCTDPSHKSLADARAAFVQAVKGWSAVENFQFGPVNHEHRYERLFFWPDRKGLGYRQVQRALSDKDESVTSVETLAKKSVALQGLPALEILLYGKGSDALASRGDDAVFRCRFAAAAAGNIAQLSKDLVQAWAPGAPFTKSFLEPEPDGALYRAPKDVTLELFKAFSGGIERVRDQKLGRVLGESAKRSRPRLAAFWRSGQTFPNMAGNLRSVRALFVDGGFAGIVADQSPGVEDSILFDLNHSIDVLAAETEPVAEAVTDPEQRGKLEALRVGLKSANTTASGLIAEGAGLSFGFNAGDGD, from the coding sequence ATGACCCGTCTGCCAACGATCCGTTTCCTCCATTCGGTCCTGTCTTTGGGGGTTCTGCTTCTTGCTTTCTGTTCGGCCGGGACCGTAGCGCGGGCGGAGGCCGATCACGGCGCCGTTGCCGAGGCTGCGCTGACGAAAGTCATAAGGCCGGGCTACGACGCATTCGCAGCCGATGCCGCGACCTTGGCAGCCAAGACCGCGGTGCTCTGCACGGACCCCTCGCACAAGAGCCTCGCGGACGCCCGCGCGGCCTTTGTCCAAGCGGTGAAGGGCTGGAGCGCAGTCGAGAACTTTCAGTTCGGGCCGGTCAACCACGAGCATCGCTACGAGCGGCTTTTCTTTTGGCCGGATCGGAAGGGCCTTGGCTACCGGCAGGTGCAGCGGGCTCTTTCGGACAAGGACGAGAGTGTGACGAGCGTCGAGACGCTCGCCAAGAAGAGTGTCGCGCTCCAGGGCTTGCCCGCGCTCGAAATCCTTCTTTACGGTAAGGGCTCCGACGCACTTGCGAGCCGAGGGGACGATGCGGTGTTCCGCTGCCGCTTCGCCGCTGCGGCAGCCGGCAATATCGCGCAACTTTCCAAAGACCTCGTCCAGGCGTGGGCGCCTGGTGCACCCTTCACCAAGAGTTTTCTGGAACCCGAGCCCGACGGCGCGCTTTACCGTGCCCCGAAAGACGTGACGCTGGAACTCTTCAAGGCCTTCAGCGGCGGTATCGAACGCGTGCGTGATCAAAAGCTCGGCCGGGTGTTGGGCGAGTCCGCCAAACGCTCCCGGCCGCGTCTGGCGGCGTTCTGGCGAAGCGGCCAGACCTTTCCGAACATGGCCGGCAATCTTCGCTCCGTAAGGGCCCTGTTTGTCGACGGAGGCTTTGCCGGGATCGTTGCCGACCAGTCGCCGGGTGTCGAGGACTCGATTTTGTTCGACCTCAACCACAGTATCGACGTGCTTGCCGCCGAAACCGAGCCGGTCGCCGAGGCGGTGACCGATCCCGAACAGCGGGGCAAGCTCGAGGCTTTGCGTGTCGGGTTGAAGAGCGCCAACACCACCGCATCCGGATTGATCGCCGAGGGCGCGGGCCTCAGCTTCGGGTTCAACGCGGGCGACGGAGACTAG
- a CDS encoding DUF1513 domain-containing protein produces the protein MTLNRRTFLTALAGSSLALTMPARLAAAFLPERFAAARMDDQGNYSAALFDLEHGDIREVLLPARGHDVALRPGGSEWVAFARRPGRFGVAVPMDAREPVWFSARPGRHFYGHGVFSADGRLLYTTENDYDGGRGVIGVRDAGAGYRQIGEIPSHGIGPHDLALLSDKRTLVVANGGIQTHPDRRREELNLASMEPSLAYVDIETGDLLERHGQPEELRRLSIRHLTVAGNDIVAFGCQYRGDADDLPPLMGFHRRGETLTVIPAPEETQLTLKNYIGSVTADSNGSVVAASAPKGGVVTYWDPQARRLLGSCSLRDGCGLAPTHKGATFLLTSGEGWLLSGSADGLGPRHSTRFHWDNHAILVS, from the coding sequence ATGACACTCAACCGCCGCACATTCCTCACCGCGCTCGCCGGATCCTCGCTGGCGCTGACCATGCCCGCTCGTCTCGCCGCTGCGTTTTTGCCGGAGCGTTTCGCCGCTGCGCGCATGGACGATCAGGGCAACTACTCTGCGGCACTCTTCGATCTCGAACACGGTGATATCCGCGAGGTCCTGCTGCCGGCTCGCGGCCACGATGTCGCGCTGCGTCCGGGCGGTTCCGAATGGGTGGCCTTCGCGCGCCGGCCCGGCCGCTTCGGCGTCGCCGTTCCCATGGATGCGCGTGAGCCGGTTTGGTTCTCCGCGCGCCCCGGCCGGCACTTCTACGGGCACGGCGTATTCTCCGCTGACGGCAGGCTGCTCTACACAACCGAGAACGATTACGACGGCGGGCGCGGCGTGATCGGCGTCCGCGACGCAGGCGCCGGGTACCGTCAGATCGGGGAGATACCCAGCCACGGCATCGGTCCGCACGATCTGGCGCTGCTTTCCGACAAGCGCACGCTGGTCGTGGCCAATGGCGGCATTCAGACCCATCCGGACCGAAGGCGTGAGGAGCTGAACCTCGCCAGCATGGAGCCGTCGCTCGCCTACGTGGATATCGAGACGGGAGACCTGCTGGAACGGCACGGTCAGCCCGAGGAACTGCGCCGTCTATCCATTCGGCACCTGACGGTCGCGGGGAACGACATCGTGGCGTTCGGTTGCCAGTATCGCGGCGATGCCGACGATCTGCCGCCCCTGATGGGATTCCACCGGCGCGGCGAAACGCTGACCGTCATTCCGGCGCCGGAAGAGACTCAACTCACCCTGAAAAACTACATCGGCTCGGTAACAGCCGATTCGAACGGCTCGGTCGTGGCGGCGTCCGCGCCGAAGGGTGGGGTCGTGACCTATTGGGATCCGCAAGCGCGGCGCCTTCTCGGGTCGTGCAGTCTGCGCGACGGCTGCGGACTGGCGCCGACCCACAAGGGTGCGACATTTTTGCTCACCAGCGGCGAAGGCTGGCTCCTCTCCGGGAGTGCGGATGGCCTAGGCCCGCGCCATTCCACGCGTTTTCACTGGGACAATCACGCAATTCTCGTGAGCTGA
- a CDS encoding AsmA family protein — protein MPVSRSLHPANVRLRGVELEGAAISQHPRRRAWRLGLKILGGVIAVYAIALASANILAPSGWVETRAVAWLKAHTGRDLVVNGTTRLLFLPTPHIDITDAVISAPNAPALKIAKLEIDLGFFELFGAPTSFERVVLIQPVLSLDAGGGLPDLSPIRGVGQTGDAKTERDFAIDELLIRDGTILLHSARRAAPHRFERVNATLTIPALTDPMAGRGHLNWKGKTVGFELELASPAAIAGQGAAQLQLAVEADTVSARYEGDIAMVPRVSGQGTLFAKTRSVRQFLAWLKGVSGAVPVTGEGEMQAAVAWTGDQADLSDIRFVQENARGEGSAKIALTGTRPRIEGSFVVDELNLGPVLALANRGSLAEIQAAAPLAFAAPRPATTSAGFATQVEQDIAPPPNPHAASNGPRLLKPGPGVVQPSLTISMPQEAIDQVLATAAVPQSNEPLFDADVDLDIRRAQLDGVQIGPSAVSIDFANGTLAATLWHMAFYGGSGRGTLTAALADSVPSFAGDLRLEDVDTRSLLKDAFGTERIGGKGKLTLNVSGIGGDWEEMALSLMGNGAFAIADGVVDGMSAPALVSALEAGKLDLRLEPAATMPFSLLAGSFDINHGLASTQNLRLRSPSANIDADGVVNLPRDSLDLVVNPGPVEKTQGGGVASTAEHLPPLRIAGPLTNPRIGIGGNPLVAGGGETATEIVIPGVALNDKRGIRRRTQITSGAAAGQNPQPSALAPSFSVAPADNDGSPPLRMQSLR, from the coding sequence GTGCCTGTTTCGCGATCGCTGCACCCGGCAAATGTGCGGCTTCGCGGCGTCGAGTTGGAAGGCGCGGCGATCTCGCAACATCCCCGGCGCCGCGCCTGGCGCCTCGGACTAAAGATTCTCGGCGGAGTCATTGCCGTCTACGCCATCGCGTTGGCCTCCGCCAACATTCTGGCTCCGTCCGGCTGGGTCGAGACGCGAGCCGTTGCTTGGCTCAAGGCGCACACCGGCCGCGATCTTGTCGTCAACGGCACCACGCGGCTCCTCTTTTTGCCGACGCCGCACATCGACATCACTGATGCCGTCATCAGCGCGCCGAACGCCCCGGCGCTTAAGATTGCGAAGCTCGAAATCGATCTCGGTTTTTTCGAGCTTTTTGGCGCCCCCACCTCGTTTGAACGTGTTGTCCTCATCCAGCCGGTCTTGTCGCTGGACGCCGGTGGCGGCCTGCCAGACCTGTCGCCAATTCGGGGCGTCGGACAGACGGGTGACGCGAAGACGGAACGAGACTTCGCTATCGACGAATTGCTAATCCGCGACGGCACGATTCTTCTTCACAGCGCTCGCCGGGCTGCACCGCACCGCTTCGAGCGCGTCAACGCCACGCTGACCATCCCGGCTCTCACCGACCCGATGGCAGGGCGCGGACACCTCAACTGGAAGGGCAAGACCGTCGGCTTCGAGCTTGAGCTCGCATCCCCCGCCGCCATCGCAGGCCAAGGCGCCGCGCAGCTGCAACTGGCCGTCGAGGCGGATACCGTGTCCGCGCGCTACGAGGGCGACATCGCAATGGTCCCGCGCGTGTCGGGCCAAGGCACGCTCTTCGCCAAGACCCGCTCCGTTCGCCAATTCCTCGCTTGGCTGAAAGGCGTTTCCGGCGCTGTCCCGGTGACGGGCGAAGGCGAGATGCAGGCCGCGGTGGCTTGGACCGGTGATCAGGCCGACCTCAGCGACATACGTTTTGTGCAAGAGAATGCCCGAGGCGAAGGGAGCGCGAAGATCGCACTCACCGGCACCCGCCCCCGCATCGAGGGATCGTTCGTCGTCGACGAACTCAATCTCGGTCCGGTTCTGGCGCTGGCTAACCGGGGATCGCTGGCCGAGATCCAAGCCGCGGCGCCATTGGCATTCGCAGCTCCAAGGCCGGCCACCACGAGCGCGGGTTTCGCCACGCAGGTCGAACAGGACATCGCGCCGCCGCCGAACCCTCACGCCGCCTCGAACGGCCCGCGACTCTTGAAACCGGGCCCGGGCGTGGTGCAGCCCAGCCTGACGATTTCAATGCCTCAGGAGGCCATCGACCAAGTGCTGGCGACGGCTGCCGTCCCTCAGTCCAACGAACCGCTCTTCGACGCCGACGTCGACTTGGATATCCGAAGGGCGCAGCTCGACGGCGTGCAGATCGGACCGAGCGCGGTGAGTATCGACTTCGCGAACGGCACCCTCGCGGCCACGCTCTGGCACATGGCCTTCTATGGCGGCAGCGGGCGTGGAACGCTGACAGCCGCCTTGGCCGATTCCGTTCCGAGCTTCGCCGGCGATCTTCGCCTCGAGGATGTCGACACCCGCTCGCTGCTGAAGGATGCATTCGGAACGGAGCGGATCGGCGGCAAGGGAAAGCTGACGCTCAACGTGTCTGGCATCGGAGGGGACTGGGAAGAGATGGCGTTGTCCCTCATGGGCAATGGCGCCTTCGCGATTGCGGACGGTGTTGTCGACGGGATGTCGGCGCCCGCGCTCGTCAGCGCACTCGAGGCCGGGAAGCTCGACCTGCGCCTGGAGCCCGCAGCGACAATGCCGTTCAGCCTGCTCGCGGGCAGCTTCGACATCAATCACGGTCTGGCCTCGACACAGAACCTCAGACTGCGAAGCCCGTCGGCGAATATCGATGCCGACGGCGTCGTAAACCTTCCGCGCGATAGTCTCGATCTTGTGGTGAATCCGGGGCCGGTCGAGAAAACGCAAGGTGGCGGCGTGGCCTCGACGGCTGAACACCTGCCGCCGCTTAGGATTGCAGGCCCCCTGACGAACCCCCGGATCGGGATCGGGGGTAATCCGCTTGTGGCCGGAGGCGGCGAAACCGCCACCGAGATCGTCATTCCGGGCGTGGCTCTCAATGACAAGCGTGGCATTCGTCGCCGCACGCAGATCACGAGCGGTGCAGCTGCGGGCCAGAACCCGCAGCCGAGCGCGCTGGCGCCATCCTTCTC